The following coding sequences are from one Salvia hispanica cultivar TCC Black 2014 chromosome 3, UniMelb_Shisp_WGS_1.0, whole genome shotgun sequence window:
- the LOC125216751 gene encoding 3-oxoacyl-[acyl-carrier-protein] synthase I, chloroplastic-like — MQSLNSTALRPSPLDRLRAASLPGLTAAARPLPSTRKLHFKISASAAPPKRETDPKKRVVITGMGLVSVFGNEVDAYYDKLLSGESGITLIDRFDASKFPTRFGGQIRGFNSEGYIDGKNDRRLDDCLRYCIVAGKKALEGADLGGEKINKIDKIRGGVLVGTGMGGLQVFSDGVQSLIEKGHRKITPFFIPYAITNMASALLAIDLGLMGPNYSISTACATSNYCFYAAANHIRRGEADLMIAGGTEAAIIPIGLGGFVACRALSQRNDDPQTASRPWDQARDGFVMGEGAGVLVMESLEHAMKRGAPIIAEYLGGAVNCDAYHMTDPRADGLGVSSCIQSALEDAGVSPEEVNYINAHATSTIVGDLAELNAIKKVFKSTSGIKINATKSMIGHCLGAAGGLEAIATVKAITTGWLHPTINQFNREPSVDFDTVANKKQQHDINVAISNSFGFGGHNSVVAFSAFKP; from the exons ATGCAATCCCTCAACTCCACCGCGCTCCGCCCCTCCCCTCTGGACCGTCTCCGTGCCGCCTCCCTGCCTGGATTGACCGCCGCCGCTAGACCTCTCCCCAGCACCAGGAAGCTCCATTTCAAAATCTCGGCCTCCGCAGCGCCGCCGAAGCGGGAGACGGACCCGAAGAAGCGTGTGGTGATCACGGGGATGGGGCTCGTGTCGGTGTTCGGGAACGAGGTCGACGCCTACTACGACAAGCTGCTCAGCGGTGAGAGCGGAATCACGCTGATTGACAGATTCGATGCGTCCAAGTTTCCGACGCGCTTCGGCGGTCAGATTCGGGGGTTCAACTCGGAGGGGTACATTGACGGCAAAAATGATCGGAGATTGGACGATTGCTTGAGGTACTGCATTGTCGCCGGGAAGAAGGCGCTCGAGGGCGCAGATCTCGGCGGGGAGAAGATCAATAAG ATTGATAAGATCCGAGGTGGTGTTCTGGTCGGGACGGGAATGGGCGGTCTTCAAGTATTCTCTGATGGTGTCCAGTCTCTAATTGAGAAAGGCCACAGGAAAATAACTCCGTTTTTCATACCTTACGCTATCACAAACATGGCCTCTGCTTTGCTTGCGATTGATCTAGGCTTGATGGGACCCAACTATTCGATTTCCACTGCTTGTGCCACCTCAAACTATTGCTTCTATGCGGCTGCCAACCACATCCGTCGGGGAGAAGCTGATCTGATGATTGCTGGCGGAACTGAAGCTGCGATTATTCCTATTGGATTGGGTGGTTTCGTTGCTTGCAGAGCGTTGTCACAGAGAAACGACGACCCACAAACTGCTTCGAGGCCCTGGGACCAAGCTCGTGATGGTTTTGTTATGGGAGAAGGGGCTGGAGTTTTG GTGATGGAAAGTTTGGAGCACGCCATGAAAAGAGGGGCGCCAATCATTGCTGAATATTTGGGAGGTGCGGTAAATTGTGATGCATATCATATGACAGATCCCAGAGCTGATGGACTTGGAGTCTCGTCGTGCATTCAGAGTGCCCTTGAAGATGCAGGCGTTTCACCCGAAGAG GTTAACTACATAAATGCACATGCTACTTCCACAATCGTGGGTGATTTAGCTGAGCTTAACGCTATCAAGAAGGTATTCAAGAGCACTTCTGGGATCAAAATCAATGCAACTAAG TCGATGATAGGGCACTGTCTTGGTGCTGCTGGTGGTTTGGAAGCTATTGCAACAGTGAAAGCAATTACAACAGGATGGCTTCATCCGACCATAAATCAATTT aACCGAGAGCCGTCTGTAGATTTTGACACCGttgcaaataaaaaacagCAGCACGACATCAATGTTG CAATCTCGAATTCCTTTGGATTTGGAGGTCACAACTCTGTTGTTGCATTTTCTGCATTTAAACCATGA
- the LOC125212195 gene encoding uncharacterized protein ycf23-like gives MSSSIFTPSPQTVLKKNQSPLLQQHINASPLQNRGSCKGRRVKALLSTTKQIILKEFHQRRALKIISGLQNFDKDNVAAVVTAADKGGATHVDIACDVELVRLATHLTSLPVCVSSVDPSAFPAAVEAGALMVEIGNYDSFYEMGVFFSPEEIVNMTKETKRLLPSTVLSVTVPHTLSLPDQVKLAEQLEVEGADIIQTEGGKSSTPSKAGVLGLIEKASPTLAAAYSISRAVRIPVMSASGLSSITAPLAIAAGASGVGVGSAINKLNDVVAMIAEVKTIAESLNLSRKQAQVFDETINMF, from the exons ATGAGTTCCTCAATATTCACACCTTCACCTCAAACGGTCTTGAAAAAGAACCAAAGTCCTCTGCTGCAGCAGCATATCAATGCCTCTCCCCTCCAAAACCGAGGTTCTTGCAAAGGGAGAAGAGTAAAGGCTTTGCTTTCCACAACCAAACAGATAATCTTGAAGGAATTTCACCAAAGAAGAGCCCTCAAA ATTATTTCAGGATTGCAGAATTTTGACAAGGATAATGTAGCCGCTGTTGTTACTGCTGCAGATAAG GGTGGTGCAACTCATGTGGATATTGCTTGTGACGTTGAATTGGTGCGACTTGCAACGCACCTCACTTCCCTTCCGGTATGTGTATCTAGTGTAGATCCATCAGCATTTCCAGCTGCAGTTGAAGCCGGAGCCTTAATG GTTGAGATTGGAAACTATGACTCATTTTACGAAATGGGTGTGTTTTTCTCACCAGAAGAG ATTGTTAATATGACAAAAGAGACTAAGAGGCTCCTTCCATCGACCGTCCTTTCAGTCACCGTGCCTCACACACTGAGCCTTCCTGACCAGGTGAAGCTAGCCGAGCAGTTGGAGGTTGAGGGAGCCGACATCATCCAAACCGAAGGTGGAAAATCGTCTACTCCTTCCAAGGCTGGTGTCCTTGGCCTAATTGAAAAG GCCTCGCCGACTCTTGCAGCTGCGTACTCCATCTCTCGTGCAGTTCGAATCCCCGTAATGTCTGCTTCCGGACTAAGTTCAATCACCGCTCCTCTAGCTATCGCTGCTGGTGCTTCTGGCGTG GGTGTTGGATCAGCTATCAACAAGCTAAACGACGTCGTAGCCATGATTGCTGAGGTGAAAACTATTGCGGAGTCTTTGAATCTATCAAGGAAACAAGCACAAGTGTTTGATGAAACCATAAATATGTTTTGA